The Campylobacter concisus sequence AGTAGAGTTTTTAAAGCCCGGTAGAGACAAAAAGAGCGATTTTTTACAAGCTCAAAACTATGTCGGTATCATCCAGACAAAAAGTGGCGATAGTCTTGAGATACTTCCAAAAATCCATGATAATGACAATGGCGGCAATAAAGAAGCGGTAGAAAATTCTAAAAGAATTTTACTAAGAATGTTAAAAACTTTAAAAAACCATCCATTTAAAAATATAAACATAGCAAATTTAAAAAGCCTAAATTTGCCGCTTCTTGAAATTTTTATATCGATGTTCTTAGATGAAGTATCAAAACTCGTAAAAATAGGCATAAAAAGCGACTATGTAGAGCTAGAAGATAATCTAAAATTTTTAAAAGGAAAGCTGAAAATCTCGGAGCAAATACGTAAAAACATCGTCCATAAAGAGAGATTTTACGTTTGCTATCAGGAATTTTCCATAGATAGAGCCGAAAATCGCCTCATAAAAAGTACGCTCGAGTTTTTATACAGGCACTCAAAATCAAGCAAAAATCAACGGCTTATTAGGGAATATTTATTTATTTTTGATGAAATTTCATCTAGCTCTGATATAAACGCAGACTTTAGCCGCTTAAAACTAAATCGCCAAACAAAACACTATGAGCAAGCGCTTTTATGGAGTAAGATATTTTTACAAAACAAGTCGTTTAGTCCGTATAGAGGTAGCGATGTGGCTTTTGCTTTGCTGTTTGATATGAATACGCTTTTTGAAAGCTATGTCGGAAATTTTATAAAGAAAAAGCTTCCATATACTATATTGCAGCATCGAGGAAAATATCTTATTGAAGAGCCAAAAAGAGACTTTTGGTTAAAGCCAGATATATTCTTAAAAGATAAATTTATAGCTGACGCAAAGTGGAAGATCGTAAAGTCAAGAGATGATATCTCACAAGCCGACCTATATCAACTCTACGCTTATGGTAAGAAATACGAGTGCGGCAGGCTTTATCTCGTATACCCAAGAATAAGTGGCGTTGACCAAAAAGCTATGAAATTTAAATATGAAAACAATATGTGGCTTAATGTTTTATACTTTGATTTAGAAAAAGACGAGATTGTTAGAAATTTACTAGTCTAAAGTACTTTTTAAAGTCTCTTAAAATTCCACTAATTTTCTATTTCTTTATAAAGTGGATTGCAACTCATTAGGGTGACCATTAAAGCTTCGCCTTTAGAGCCATTATCCTCTTGTATGAAGCGTCGATTCGCTCTTTGCTGATCTTTTTCTCATTTACCGCGTCAATTATGATCTGAGTGACTAGATCGGCTGTCCTTTGGTTATTTATCTTGAACTCGCTAAAAAGTAAGATATCGCCACCAGCATTTATAAATTTCACCACTTTTTGAGCCAAAGCTTCGTCGCCAACGCCTTTCATCAGCATATCATCGCTAATGACTACGCCATTAAATTTAAGCTCATTTCGCAAAAGATCGGTTATTATTTTTTTAGAAAGTGTGGCTGGATTGTCCTCGTCGATGCCTTTTACAAAAAGGTGTCCGACCATAATAATCTGCGCTCTACCTGTGCTTATGGCGTCTTTGTATGGCAGTAGAGCATCTTTGCTTAGCGTTACCTCGCTCTTATTTTTATGTGAGTCCTCTTTTGAGCTGCCATGCCCTGGAAAGTGCTTGATCGTAGTTATCACACCCTGCTCTTTAAATGCGTCCATAAAAGCATCAGCATAGATGACCACCTTGCTTGCATACTCACTAAACGCCCTTTGCTTAGCAGCAATGATCGGCGAGTTTTCATCGTGCAGATCGACCACTGGAGCGAAATTTAAATTTATGCCGCACTCTTTTAAATTTATAGCCATTTTTGAGTAGAGATCATATGCACTTTTGATGTCAAGCGTACTTGCGACCTCGTATGCGCTAGGATATGGGTCGTCAAAGCTCTTATCTTTCATTCGGCTCACATTTCCACCCTCTTCGTCTATAGCTATAAAAATTTTAGGACTTTTTTCTTTGATTGCTTTTATGCTAGCTTTTAGCTGGGCTTTGTTGGTGACGTTTCTGCCAAGTAGCATCACACCGCCAAATCTCTCATATCCAGCGTCGCTTAGCATAGCGCGAAACGCAGCGTCTTTTGTACTAGCTCCATTAAAGCCAACCATTATCATCTGCGAGACTTTGGCTCTTAGGCTCACTTCTGCGCCATTAAGCCCCAAAGCAAAAATGGCCACAAAAAATATAAATTTTAATGCTTTCATCTTCTTCCCAAAAGCGATTTTACGCTCTTAAAAACATCTTTGCCATTTAGCATATTTTCAACCTCACTAGCAATTGGGACATATATACCTCTCTCTTTAGCGATCTTGCTAATAGCCCTTGCAGTATCCACACCCTCTGCCACCTCGCCAAGCTCATTTAAAATTTTCTCTAGTCTCTCGTGCCTTGCGATGCCAAGGCCTACGCGGTAATTGCGTGAAAGTATCGATGAGGCGGTTAGAAATAGATCCCCTGCACCGCTTAGCCCCATAAATGTCTCATCTTTTGCGCCAAAAAATTTACCAAATCTAGCCATCTCTACAAGCCCACGTGAAATGAGGCTTGCCCTTGCATTGTTGCCAAGACCAAGTCCGTCACAGATGCCACCAGCTATGGCGATCACGTTTTTATACGCCCCACACACCTCAGCGCCGATCACATCATCAGAAGTGTAGGCTTTCATGTAGCTTGGGAAAAATGAGGCAAATTTTGAAGCTAAATTTTGGTTTTTAGAATTTACCACCAAGGCGCAAGGCAGCTTTTGCATGATCTCTTTTGCAAAGGTCGGCCCTGAAAGAAAGGCCAAATTTTCTCTATCAACAAAGTCTTCATAAATTTCATTTAGAAATTTAAGATTTGCCGTATCTATGCCCTTGCTGGCGACTAAGATCTTTTGACCTTTGTTTTTGTAGTTTTGCTTTAGCCATAAATTTGTAGCTTGCGTTGGGATTGTGCAGACTAGGTATTCGCACTCCAAAGCTTCATCCAAGCTTACAAAATTTGGCATCTCTCTTGGCGTTCTTGAGCTGATGACACACTCGTTATTTTCACTAAATGCGTGAAATAGTGCACTGCCCCACTTGCCAGCTCCGATGACTGCTATGCTCATTTTAGCCCTTTTTTAGCCTATTTTGGCCTTTAAAAGCTCATTGACCTTGCCTGGGTTAAAGGCACCCTTGCCCTCTTTCATCACCTGACCAACAAAGAAGCCAAACATCTTGTCTTTACCATTTTTATATTCTTCTACTTTGTCGGCGTTTGCAGCTAAAATTTGATCTATGATCGCAATAATCGCTGAGTCGTCGCTCACTTGTTTTAAGCCAAGCTTTTCTATGACACTATCGACGTCCGCATCATTTTCCATTATGTAGTCTAGCACCTCTTTTGCAGCCTTGCCGCTTATCGTGCCATCTTCTATACGTTTTAGTAAATTTATCATTTTAGCACTATTAACGGGGCTTGTCTCGATCGTTACGCCGTTATTTAAGCGACCAAGAAGCTCAACTATAAGCCATGTAGTAGCTAGTTTTGGCTGAATTCCAGCAGCGATCAACTCCTCAAAATATCTAGCCATCTCAACGCTTTGAGTTAAATTTAGCGCATCGCTCTCTTTTACGCCTAGCTCACTAACATATCTTGCGACCTTTTGCTCGGCAAGCTCTGGAATTTTTATCGCTTCATTATACATCTGCTCTGACACTTCAACAGGCAGCAAGTCAGGGTCAGGAAAATACCTATACTCTGCACTATCCTCTTTTCCACGCATTGATCTTGTCACTAAATTTGTCGTGTCAAACAGCCTTGTCTCTTGATAGACCTCTTCGTCATATTTGCCATCTTCCCAAGCTGCACTTTGGCGCTCTACTTCGTAGTCGATCGCTTTTTGGATAAATTTAAATGAATTTAGGTTTTTTATCTCAACTCTTGTATAAAGCTTGGTATCACCTTTTGGACGGATAGAGACGTTTGCGTCGCAGCGGAAGCTTCCCTCTTGCATATTTGCATCACTGATATTTAAAAAGCGAAGGATTGAGTGCAATTTTTTAAGATAAGCCACCGCCTCATCACTGCTTCTAAGGTCTGGCTCACTAACTATCTCAAGAAGTGGCGTGCCGGCTCTGTTTAGATCAACCAAACTCTCGGTTTCTTCATGGATGTTCTTTCCAGCGTCCTCTTCAAGGTGTGCTCTTGTTACGCCGATGCGTTTTTTAGTACCATTTACGTCGATTATTAGCTCGCCACCTTCTACGATAGGAATCTCAAACTGTGAAATTTGATATGCCTTTGGAAGGTCTGGGTAGAAGTAGTTTTTTCTATTAAAGACTGATTTTTTATTTATCTTAGCGTTTATCGCCGTACCAAAGCTGATCGCTTTTTTGACAGCTTCTTTGTTTAGCACAGGTAGCGCTCCAGGAAGTGCTAGGCAGGTTGGGCAAACGTGAGTATTTGCCTCGTCACCGAAGCTAGTTGAGCAAGAGCAGAAAATTTTAGTTTTTGTATTAAGCTGAGTATGAACTTCTAAACCGATAACGACTTCAAACATATTTTTACCTTTAAATTTATGCAAATTTTTAGTGCGTATTTTAGCGATACTTTCTTTTAAAATATCTAAAGGGGAGCTTTAGCGATCTATTTATATAGGTTAAAAAGGTTTTTGGAGAATAAATTTAAAAAGAGAAAAGCCATATAAAAATATGGCTTTAAATTTTAATGCTCGTGCTCGCTAATAGCGACTGCACCAGCTAGATAAACGTAAGTTAGCATCATGAAGATAAATGTTTGCAAAACAGCCATAAGTGTTAGAAGTGCAAAGGCTGGAAGTGGAGCAAACCATGGTGCAAGTGTAAGCATCGCAAGTAAGAACAAGTCATCGCCCTTGATGTTACCAAAAAGACGGAAAGATAGCGAAACTACACGTGAAAGATGCGAGATGACTTCAACTGGAAACATAATAGGAGCTAGAAATTTATTCGGTCCCATAAAGTGTCCAAAGTATTTGAAAAATCCATTTTCTCTAATGCCCTCAAAGTTGTAATAAACAAATACAACTAAAGCCAAAACTAGAGTTAAATTTAGACTTGATGTTGGTGACTCAAATCCAGGAATAATACCTACAACATTTGAAAAAAATACGATAAAACCGATAGTTGCAACAAGTGGAAGATATTTCCTAGCTAGTTTTTCACTGCCTAAAGTATCTCTTCCCATCGATATAACGCCCTCTAAATAAGCTTCAACTATATTTTGAAGACCTCTTGGTACAAGCTGCATCTTACTCCTTGCTATATAAGCAACTATGATAACAATCAAAGCTACAAGTAGAAAGTGAAATGCATAGATAAAGGCGTGGGAGTTGTTTAGAAAATTTGAAAACAAAAACAAATCTTTCATTAATTTACCTTGGATTTAGAATTTTGCGTGATTGTAACAAAATTATTGTTAAAACATTTTTAATTTTAAACTCTGAAATAATCGAAAATCAATTTACAAATAGTCACTGCAACTACCACTAGAAACATTGTTCTAATAAATTTTACCTCTTTTTTGATGACTAAATTTGATCCAAAATATGCGCCTAAGATTTGACCAACTGCCATCAAAAGTCCAACAGCCCAAAGCATCTGTCCGCCAGCTATAAAAATGCCAAGAGCAACGATATTGCTAGTAAAATTTAAGAGTTTCGTATGAGCGACAGCTTTTTTTAAATTTAGCCCAATTAGTGCCACTATCGCAAATGTCCAAAAAGAGCCTGTTCCTGGGCCAAAAAAACCATCATAAAAGCCAAGTATTAGCCCAAAAAATACATAAAATAGCTTTTCATTCATCTTTGCAGCTCTATCATTTTCGCCGACTTTTGGCATAAAAAGCGTATATATAAAAATAGCAATCAGTAAAAATGGGATAATTATCTTTAAAAAATTTGTATTTAAAAATAAGATAACCACCGCTCCGATGATAGCTCCAATAAAAGTAAAGACGATACCTACAAAACACTCTTTATAATTAATCAATCCCCGTTTTGTGAAATTTAGAGTCGCTGTAAAGCTACCAAAGACACCTTGAAGCTTATTTGTACCAAGTGCAAGGTGTGGTGGCACACCCATCGCCATAATAGCTGGAAGCGTTATAAGCCCACCTCCACCAGCGATAGAATCGATAAAACCACCTAAAAACGCAGCTACAAAAAAAACGACATAGCTAAGTAGATCAAATTCCATTTTTTGCTCTTTTGATAATTGAAATAAAAGCAGATTGTAATTTATTTGTACTTATCTTTTTGTAAAATTTTTATATTTGAAATGAGAGATTTTTAAAATTTATAAATTTTAACGAGCCTTTGGATCTAGCTCAAAGACTCGTTTATTAAAGTGACTACTTAATAACGCCACAAAGCATTCTAGCACCGCCACCGCCAAGTGCTTTTGGGTTGTCGCTATGATTATCACCACCAACATGAACCATTAATGAGTGACCTTTTAGCTCGTCAAGACTCTTTATCTTTGGAGCTAGCACTGGATAGTTCGCATTGCCCTCAGCATCTACGTAAAGTGCTGGCAAATCGCCTTTGTGACCTTTATCATCCCAAGCAAAAGAGTGCATTTTTGTGCCAGCTGGATCCCAGTGACCGCCTGCTTTCATGCCAAGGCCTTTTTCAGTCGCGCCACAGTCAGCATTTTCATGGATGTGAAAGCCGTGTAGCCCTGCAGTAAGTCCTTTTAAATTTGGAAAAAATGCAACGCCGTAGTTTGTCTTAACAGCTACTACTTCGCCGACACTCTTATCGCCCTTCTCGCTTAGCTCATTAACAGGTATAACTAGATGCTCTCCAGCCTTTGGATCAAAGTGATGGCCTTCGTGAGCAAAAAGCAAAGTTCCTAACACTGCACTTAGTAAAACGATTTTTTTCATACAAGCTCCTTATGGATAAAATTGTATGGCAAGTCTACCCTAAATTTAAAAATTTAGCAATAATTTTTATTGATTAAGATTTTTTATGATAGTTTCTAACTCTTTACTCTGCCCTATTCTATAAAGCGCAAAGTCGTATTTTATCGGATCAAACTCATCAAATTCTCTAAGTTTTTTTGTAAGATCCATGACTGCTTTGAAATCGTAGCTCTTTCTGTTTATAAGTCCTAAATTTAAAGAAACTCTATGCGTATGCACGTCAAGTGGCATCAAAAGCCTATCTTTTGGTAAATTTTTAAACAGTCCAAGGTCAATGTCGCTATCCCTTACCATCCAGCGAAGATACATATTGTAACGTTTATATGGGCTTTGTGGCTCTTTGTCAAAACTCTTACAAAAGAAAAACTCATATCCGTCAGAGCGGTAAGAATTTAGCTTATATATAAATTTTATAAGCTCATTTACGCCCTCTATCATCTCGCCATTTTTTGCAAGACCTTGGCGTAAAATTTCTTCTATGTCACCCTCTTTTTTTAGGCGTGAGAGAGTGATAAAAATTTCTTTTACATCTTTTTCATTTTGAAAGCGGTATTTGAAACTTGAAAGATTTTTCTTGATATTTTGCTCGCTCTCATCAAGCAAACCAAAATCAAGCGAATTTAGAAATTTCACTATCATTTTTGCGTTGCCATAAGCAAATAACGCACAAATGAGCGCTATGTTTGGCTCTTTAAATTTAGTGGCTACCTGAAGTGGATCTGGGGCTTCAAACAGCCCCAAATTTGTATTTTTGCTAAGTACGTGCGAGTCTAAAAGGCTCTTTAGTTCGATCATTGTTTTAGTGAAAGAAGCGTGTCAAGCATTTGATCAACGGTTGTGATGATCTTTGCTGCTGCGCCATAACTTGCTTGAAAGCGGATCAAATTTGTAAGCTCTTCATTGGTGTCTACGCCACTTGTTGATTGAAATTCCTCTTCAGCTGTCTTTTGCAAAGATGTATTTGTATCGTGGATCGTATTATTTGCCTCTGTATCACTCGCCATGTCAGTCGTAAGATAGCGGTAATATCCCTCGATCGTCTCATCTCTATCAAGCGCTATACCACTTGAGTAAAAGGTCTGCTTTTGATACTGAAGCTGGATCATTTTATTTGCAACTTCATTATTTCCGATAACTGGCTTTGAATAGGCACGAAGCTTTGTGTGGTCTTGGGTAAAATTTTGATTTATGCCGATACTATTTGAGTCAGTACCTGAAAAAAATCTATTTATGCCAACAGCGCCTGGAAAATTTGTACCGTGATCGACTATCGATATACTATAAAGCCCTTGAGCTTGTTTTGGAATGAGAGAAAATGTACCTTTTTGAGTATTTTTATCATAAAAATATGACGCCTCAAAAAAGTCATCAACGTCATTTAGCATATTATTATCTTTATTGTCATCTGAGTTTGAGTTAAAGTCTTTTACGATAGAGTTGCCATATCTTGTATCATTCATCGTCGTCGTACCATTTACATTTATAGTTTTTCTGGCCACGACATTGCCTTTGTTATCATAAACAATAGCTTCAAAACTTCCGTTTCTTATACTATTATCATGATTCATCAATGTCTTATCGCCTTCTAAATAACTTATCGGATCTGAGTTAGAAATTTCAACTGCGGATTCGGCATAGATATTATTTGTACTTGTTATTAAGGTTTTACTAAATGTATTTAGATTATCAATGTATTTTTGGATCGTTCCGTCGCTAAATTTATCATTATCTGGCTCGTAGTTTCTACCCCTAAGATCGAGTGCGGCTCCGATTTTACCGCCTGTAATCTTTTCTTCCATTGGGATTCTTCTACCGTCTTCTCTCTCATAATAAATTTTTGTATATCGTCCACTTTCGGTTGAACTCATAGAAATTTCATGAAAATTTACACCATCAACGATACTTACACCGCCAATGTTTAGATTGTAGTATTTTCCTTGATCTGTTATTCCTGTATCTACCCTAGAATTGCTCTTTAGATCGCTTTTATAAACTGCTGTATTTACCAGCTTTGACATAGCAAGCTCAAGCTCATCACGTTTATCACGAAGATCGTTTGCATTTATTTTTATACCAGCGTCCGCGCCTGATTCTATTCTTTGGATTTGCTTATTAATATTTGCTATTTGCCTGCCTAGCGAATTTATCTCATTTATATTTATTTTTATTGTTTCATCAATCTTTTCATGCATATCATAAAGCATCTTTGATGAGCGGTTGATACTTGCAGTCAATACACTTGCTTTATTTATCAAATTTACTTTCTGAGCACCTGCATTAGGGTTTGAAGCAAAGTTATTCCACGCGGAAAAATACTCCTGAATATCCTTCACCATTCCATTATCTTTTAGATCAGGAAAATATTTTGTAGCTTCTTGCAAAATTCTTTGTTTATAGGCTGTATTTTCTAAATTTGACGATGAGTATTTTAGTCTTGAGTAGGCAAACTCATCATGAAGCCTTGTTATAGTATCTACTTGTGTGCCTGTGCCAACTCCACCAGGGACTGTATTCATCGCTGGAGATGCAGATTGGACAACACGCTGCCTTGTATAGTAGTTGCTATCGGCGTTTGCGATATTATTTCCGGTTGTACTTATTTGAAGCTGGGCTGCATTTAGTCCTGAAACACCCGTGCCTAATGACATAAAAATATTAGCCATTTTTTAAACCCTTGATTTATAAAAATTATTATCTATGCTATTCCCATCTTGGCCGTATTCACTTGCTTTAGTGCCAAAAATCTTTTCATTAAGTGAGTCAAAAAATTCTTTAACAGCAACAACATGCCTTGCATATTCTTTATTAACTTTATGTAAATTTTCAAGCTTTGAACGCATAAGAACAAGCTTTGACTTCACTTCATCGTCTAAAACACTAGCAAGTGTAGTCGTACCGCTCTCTTTTGATACCTTTAAAAGCTCTTTATCTAGTGCTCTTTTTATATCTTCAAATGCACGAACTAAGGCATTTTTTTTCTTTACACTCTCATCAACACTTGAGTGCTTAGCTTCTTTTATATTTGCGATATCTTGTATGGTTAAATTTATGAGCTCATCAAGCTCGCCTATAGCCTCGTCCAAAAGCTTTTTTATCATTTAAATTCCTTAATTACAGCAACGCATCAGCCACAGCCCTAGCCGTTTTTGAGATATCAACCTGATAAGTACCATTTGCTATGGCATCAGCTATCTCTTTTAGCTTTGCGTTTTCGTTTGTTCTTACTTCTTTACTCTGAGTTTCGACCTTGGCATCGCTATTTTTATTTAGCGTATTTGCCTGAAAATTTGGTCTTTGATTTAAAGGCCTTATCATATTCATACCTCTTAAAATAAAATATTTATATCACTACATCGGCAGAATATAAATTTACTTAAGAGTCTCTCTTTAAAAAATCGTACAAAAGTTCTGAAAAACCAAGATTTCCACTCAATGCTTTACTCATTGCATCGTTATACATTGACCTATAGATATCGCTACCAGCAGCCTTTGGATATAGCGAGTTGTGCTCATCTTCTTTTAAAGCAATATCAAGCACAGCCTTTACCATATATGCCTCAAACGCATCAGTTTGCTCTTTTAAAAGTGCATCTTGTTTAGCATTTGCGTTTTTTATCTTATTTGTAGAAATTTCATTGTATGAATTTAGCGCTAAGGTGTTATCTATTTGCATTATATTATCTCCAAATCAACTTGTATCGCACCAACTCGCTTTAAATTTTCAAGTATCGATATAATATCGCTTGGTGTTGCCCCAAGCTTATTTAAAGCTCTTGTTACATTTGCAACGGTTGTTTTTTCACCTGAAATTTTAAGTAAATTTTGACTAGGTGCAACAGATGTGTCGCTTCCTATATTTACATCGTTTTGCGCTGCTTCATCGTAGCTATTTGGCTCTATTTTTATTGTGATTGCACCATGTGTTAAGACAACTGGACTAACCACAGCATTTATGCCACTTACTATCGTGCCAGTTCTTTCATCAACCACTATCTTTTCATCTGGCTTATACTCCACATCAAGATCAAGCACAGCACTTACAAGCTCGATAATACTAACATCATCTGGCTTTTTAACGATAACCGTTCTTGGATCGATCGCCTTTGCGGTATCGTCAGAGATATTTGCATTTATAGCATTTTGGATATCAAGAGCGGTTTTAAAATTTGTATCTTTTAGGCTTAGTCTTATACTATCTTGATTGTAAATATCATAAGTAACTTCTCGTTCAACCAAAGCTCCATTTAGGATAGAGCCAACGGTTGGGTGGTTGCCACCTGTTCTGCCCACGCTTTTACCACCGATACTTAAAGCACCCTGAGCCAAAGCATAAATATCACCATCAACGCCTTTTAGTGGCGTCATGAGAAGAGTACCACCTTGCAAACTTTTTGCATCGCCGATAGATGAGATCACGACATCAAGCTTATCGCCATGCCTTGCAAATGCAGGAAGCTTAGCTGTTACCATAACAGCAGCTGCGTTTTTTGACTTGATATCATCTGGGTTTATCTTTACGTTTACACCTTGAAGCATGTTTGATAAAGACTGGATCGTAAATTTTGACGTTGAGCCATCACCTGTGCCGTTTAGTCCGACAACTAGACCATAGCCTATTAGCTGGTTATCTCTTACGCCAACTATACTTGCAAGCTCTTTTATCTGCGTAGCAAAAGCTGAAGTAGCTATCACTGAAGCTGCTACAAAAGATAAAAATTTTTTCATATTTTTTCCTAAAATTTAGCTATTTTAGGTTTTTAAAGCAAAAGATGTTCCAATTTTTTATAAATTATTGGAAGTAAGAGAGCGAAGTAACTCCAAATTTTTTAAATTTTACAAGCTTATATGTAGAAATTTCATCGCTAAATTTAAAGTCACTGTTGTGCTCAAAAACTATCATGTAAATTTTCTCTTTTTTTAGCTGTGATATTAAATTTACAAGCTTTTCGTAGATATCATCAAAGCCAGCTCTTATGTCAAACGGTGGATCAAGGTAGAGCAAGACTTTACCACTTTGAGAATTTACAAGATCAGGCAAGACAGAAAAAGTATCACCATTTATCGCTTTTAAATTTGTAACTCCAAGGCTAGCAAGGTTGCTTTGCGTAATCTTAAAAGCAGCTCTATCTTTTTCTATAGCGATAGCCTCACGCGCTCCGTTGCTAACGGCCTCGCTTGCCATCACGCCACTTCCACCAAAACCCTCTATAAATGTAAGTGAGTAAATTTCATCTCTAATGACGTTAAAAAAGGACTCTTTTACGATGCTTTTTGTGCTTCTAGTCGTGCTTAGGCTTGGTAGTTCAAGCCTTTTGCCTTTAAATTTACCACTTGAAATTTTAGTGTAAAGCTTCACTGATTTGCCCTTAAAATTTCAAGCAAATCGGCTTTAAATTTATCTATCAAAAGTGAGATTTTCTCTTCTAAGCTCTTTTCATTTTTAGCTTCATTTAGCTCATTTACTTTTGAAATTTGCATAGCTGAGTAAAATTCTTCAAGCGTATCAAGGAGTGTCGTTTTAGTAAAAGGATGAGAAAGATGAGCATTTTTACCTATTATAAATAGCGGTTTTTTTGTCACGATCTCGCGGTCACTCACTACAAAATCACAATCCTTATGATGAGCAGCCAAATTTCCACAAAAAAGCAGCAGTGTCTTTTGAAGTAAAATACACTCGCACTCAAATGAAA is a genomic window containing:
- the flgN gene encoding flagellar export chaperone FlgN; its protein translation is MIKKLLDEAIGELDELINLTIQDIANIKEAKHSSVDESVKKKNALVRAFEDIKRALDKELLKVSKESGTTTLASVLDDEVKSKLVLMRSKLENLHKVNKEYARHVVAVKEFFDSLNEKIFGTKASEYGQDGNSIDNNFYKSRV
- the flgK gene encoding flagellar hook-associated protein FlgK, whose amino-acid sequence is MANIFMSLGTGVSGLNAAQLQISTTGNNIANADSNYYTRQRVVQSASPAMNTVPGGVGTGTQVDTITRLHDEFAYSRLKYSSSNLENTAYKQRILQEATKYFPDLKDNGMVKDIQEYFSAWNNFASNPNAGAQKVNLINKASVLTASINRSSKMLYDMHEKIDETIKININEINSLGRQIANINKQIQRIESGADAGIKINANDLRDKRDELELAMSKLVNTAVYKSDLKSNSRVDTGITDQGKYYNLNIGGVSIVDGVNFHEISMSSTESGRYTKIYYEREDGRRIPMEEKITGGKIGAALDLRGRNYEPDNDKFSDGTIQKYIDNLNTFSKTLITSTNNIYAESAVEISNSDPISYLEGDKTLMNHDNSIRNGSFEAIVYDNKGNVVARKTINVNGTTTMNDTRYGNSIVKDFNSNSDDNKDNNMLNDVDDFFEASYFYDKNTQKGTFSLIPKQAQGLYSISIVDHGTNFPGAVGINRFFSGTDSNSIGINQNFTQDHTKLRAYSKPVIGNNEVANKMIQLQYQKQTFYSSGIALDRDETIEGYYRYLTTDMASDTEANNTIHDTNTSLQKTAEEEFQSTSGVDTNEELTNLIRFQASYGAAAKIITTVDQMLDTLLSLKQ
- a CDS encoding ornithine carbamoyltransferase, producing the protein MKISFECECILLQKTLLLFCGNLAAHHKDCDFVVSDREIVTKKPLFIIGKNAHLSHPFTKTTLLDTLEEFYSAMQISKVNELNEAKNEKSLEEKISLLIDKFKADLLEILRANQ
- a CDS encoding flagellar basal body P-ring protein FlgI yields the protein MKKFLSFVAASVIATSAFATQIKELASIVGVRDNQLIGYGLVVGLNGTGDGSTSKFTIQSLSNMLQGVNVKINPDDIKSKNAAAVMVTAKLPAFARHGDKLDVVISSIGDAKSLQGGTLLMTPLKGVDGDIYALAQGALSIGGKSVGRTGGNHPTVGSILNGALVEREVTYDIYNQDSIRLSLKDTNFKTALDIQNAINANISDDTAKAIDPRTVIVKKPDDVSIIELVSAVLDLDVEYKPDEKIVVDERTGTIVSGINAVVSPVVLTHGAITIKIEPNSYDEAAQNDVNIGSDTSVAPSQNLLKISGEKTTVANVTRALNKLGATPSDIISILENLKRVGAIQVDLEII
- a CDS encoding rod-binding protein produces the protein MQIDNTLALNSYNEISTNKIKNANAKQDALLKEQTDAFEAYMVKAVLDIALKEDEHNSLYPKAAGSDIYRSMYNDAMSKALSGNLGFSELLYDFLKRDS
- the rsmD gene encoding 16S rRNA (guanine(966)-N(2))-methyltransferase RsmD; its protein translation is MKLYTKISSGKFKGKRLELPSLSTTRSTKSIVKESFFNVIRDEIYSLTFIEGFGGSGVMASEAVSNGAREAIAIEKDRAAFKITQSNLASLGVTNLKAINGDTFSVLPDLVNSQSGKVLLYLDPPFDIRAGFDDIYEKLVNLISQLKKEKIYMIVFEHNSDFKFSDEISTYKLVKFKKFGVTSLSYFQ
- a CDS encoding flagellar biosynthesis anti-sigma factor FlgM: MIRPLNQRPNFQANTLNKNSDAKVETQSKEVRTNENAKLKEIADAIANGTYQVDISKTARAVADALL